A genomic region of Dreissena polymorpha isolate Duluth1 chromosome 4, UMN_Dpol_1.0, whole genome shotgun sequence contains the following coding sequences:
- the LOC127880032 gene encoding uncharacterized protein LOC127880032 isoform X1: MHTCCALFVCLLVIWVSVDVCHGYQCCTSYTDPIGTYHPSQLCEDYCCWDISFNKVCCDNPLRQVPSSERDQDSCTKSWIEEHIWVPIVCGLVLLGLIVLLTCCCCCACCRRSGSGGVVIRSAVPQTNVIISTQQSTNVMHAGYNQ; encoded by the exons ATGCATACTTGTTGTGCTTTATTCGTTTGTTTGTTGGTTATTTGGG TTTCAGTTGACGTTTGTCATGGTTACCAGTGCTGCACGAGCTACACGGACCCCATCGGGACCTACCACCCCTCGCAGTTGTGTGAGGACTACTGCTGCTGGGATATCAGTTTCAACAAGGTCTGCTGTGACAACCCGTTACGACAGGTTCCCTCCTCGGAAAGGGACCAAGACTCGTGCACAAAGAGCTGGATAGAGGAACACAT CTGGGTGCCAATCGTTTGCGGCCTTGTTCTGCTTGGCCTGATCGTGCTGCTGACCTGCTGCTGCTGTTGCGCCTGCTGCCGTCGCAGTGGCAGTGGTGGGGTAGTGATCCGCTCAGCCGTACCAC AGACCAACGTGATCATTTCTACGCAGCAATCAACGAACGTCATGCATGCCGGGTACAATCAGTAA
- the LOC127880032 gene encoding uncharacterized protein LOC127880032 isoform X2 — MHTCCALFVCLLVIWVDVCHGYQCCTSYTDPIGTYHPSQLCEDYCCWDISFNKVCCDNPLRQVPSSERDQDSCTKSWIEEHIWVPIVCGLVLLGLIVLLTCCCCCACCRRSGSGGVVIRSAVPQTNVIISTQQSTNVMHAGYNQ; from the exons ATGCATACTTGTTGTGCTTTATTCGTTTGTTTGTTGGTTATTTGGG TTGACGTTTGTCATGGTTACCAGTGCTGCACGAGCTACACGGACCCCATCGGGACCTACCACCCCTCGCAGTTGTGTGAGGACTACTGCTGCTGGGATATCAGTTTCAACAAGGTCTGCTGTGACAACCCGTTACGACAGGTTCCCTCCTCGGAAAGGGACCAAGACTCGTGCACAAAGAGCTGGATAGAGGAACACAT CTGGGTGCCAATCGTTTGCGGCCTTGTTCTGCTTGGCCTGATCGTGCTGCTGACCTGCTGCTGCTGTTGCGCCTGCTGCCGTCGCAGTGGCAGTGGTGGGGTAGTGATCCGCTCAGCCGTACCAC AGACCAACGTGATCATTTCTACGCAGCAATCAACGAACGTCATGCATGCCGGGTACAATCAGTAA